One genomic region from Cetobacterium sp. 8H encodes:
- the nadD gene encoding nicotinate (nicotinamide) nucleotide adenylyltransferase, whose protein sequence is MKIGIYGGSFNPIHNGHIYMARFIIKHLKLDKLFIIPVGKPSHRENSLVDGELRITMCKEAFKKDLKIEVLDIEVVSKELSYTYDTLIKIIDRYPGNEYFEIIGEDSGAYFHKWKNYKEILKKSKVVILQREGYTTNLKDENIIQVKNPFLNFSSTRVRERIKAEQSIDDMVPKEVIEFIKKNKLYKK, encoded by the coding sequence ATGAAAATAGGCATATATGGTGGAAGTTTCAACCCTATCCATAACGGGCATATTTATATGGCAAGATTTATTATAAAACATTTAAAACTTGATAAGTTATTTATTATTCCTGTTGGAAAACCATCTCACAGAGAGAATAGTTTAGTTGATGGTGAACTAAGAATAACGATGTGTAAAGAAGCTTTTAAAAAAGATTTAAAAATAGAGGTCTTGGATATAGAGGTAGTCTCAAAAGAACTTAGTTATACATATGATACTTTAATAAAAATTATAGATAGGTATCCTGGAAATGAATATTTTGAAATAATAGGCGAGGATTCTGGAGCGTACTTTCATAAATGGAAAAATTATAAAGAGATTTTAAAAAAATCGAAAGTTGTTATTTTACAAAGAGAAGGATACACAACAAATCTTAAAGATGAGAATATTATTCAAGTTAAAAATCCATTTTTAAATTTTTCTTCAACTAGGGTTAGAGAAAGAATAAAAGCAGAACAAAGTATAGATGATATGGTGCCTAAAGAGGTTATAGAATTTATAAAAAAAAATAAATTATACAAAAAATAA
- a CDS encoding isoprenyl transferase: MTLGIPNHIAIIMDGNGRWAKSKGMPRTYGHKAGADTLRKILTYCGELGVKYLTVYAFSTENWKRAKEEVDALMFLFKTYLKNEKKTLMKNNVRFIVSGRKDGVSKDLLKEIQNLEEETKNNTGITLNIAFNYGSRAEIVDAINKIIENNEKNITEEIVEKYLYNHLPDPELLIRTSGEMRISNFLLWQIAYSEIYVTETHWPDFDKDELMKAIESYKKRDRRFGGVK; encoded by the coding sequence ATGACTTTAGGAATACCAAATCATATAGCAATAATTATGGACGGAAATGGGCGTTGGGCAAAATCTAAAGGGATGCCAAGAACCTACGGACATAAGGCTGGAGCGGATACGTTGAGAAAAATACTTACTTACTGTGGGGAGCTTGGTGTGAAGTATTTAACCGTTTATGCTTTTTCTACTGAAAATTGGAAAAGAGCAAAAGAGGAAGTAGATGCATTAATGTTTTTATTTAAAACATATTTAAAAAATGAGAAGAAAACATTGATGAAAAATAATGTGAGATTTATAGTTTCAGGAAGAAAGGATGGAGTGAGTAAAGACCTTTTAAAAGAAATTCAAAATCTTGAAGAGGAAACTAAAAATAACACAGGAATAACGTTAAATATTGCATTTAACTATGGTAGTAGAGCCGAGATAGTTGATGCTATAAATAAGATAATAGAAAACAATGAAAAAAATATAACTGAAGAAATTGTTGAGAAGTATCTTTATAATCATTTACCTGATCCAGAGTTACTAATAAGAACAAGTGGAGAAATGAGAATTTCAAACTTTTTATTATGGCAGATAGCTTACTCTGAGATATATGTAACAGAAACTCATTGGCCAGATTTTGATAAGGATGAACTTATGAAAGCCATAGAGAGTTATAAAAAAAGAGATAGGCGTTTTGGAGGAGTTAAATAG
- a CDS encoding TetR/AcrR family transcriptional regulator, whose amino-acid sequence MVVLTKRERIKRTATILFAANGIRNTKIEDIANVLGMAKGGFYYYFKSKEELLEEIMDNSVISRKEFLKEVGDLDVSFEKKLKMIISRRLDLKDDRYNLFLFAKIYENGEINLTYDDYMKRDIIFSEFLNNNKENIKEEYRDQIQKIRSILSSALTTLLLFLINQTGIEVTGEESYRKMVEKYLSIDIDKEIEMFYNLFFKEIVKEK is encoded by the coding sequence ATGGTGGTATTAACTAAAAGAGAACGTATAAAGAGAACAGCGACTATCTTATTTGCTGCAAATGGGATAAGAAATACAAAAATAGAAGATATTGCTAATGTTTTAGGAATGGCAAAGGGAGGATTTTATTATTACTTTAAAAGTAAAGAGGAACTTTTAGAGGAGATAATGGATAATTCTGTAATAAGCAGAAAAGAATTTTTAAAAGAAGTTGGAGATTTAGATGTTTCGTTTGAAAAAAAATTAAAAATGATTATATCTAGAAGACTTGATCTAAAAGACGATAGATACAATTTGTTTTTATTTGCTAAAATATATGAAAATGGCGAAATTAATTTAACTTATGATGACTATATGAAAAGAGATATTATTTTTAGTGAATTTTTAAATAACAATAAAGAAAACATAAAAGAAGAGTATAGGGATCAGATTCAAAAGATAAGAAGTATATTAAGTTCAGCCTTAACAACACTACTATTATTTTTAATAAATCAAACTGGAATAGAGGTTACAGGAGAAGAAAGTTATAGAAAAATGGTTGAAAAATATTTATCTATAGATATAGATAAAGAAATAGAAATGTTTTATAATCTTTTTTTTAAAGAGATTGTAAAAGAAAAATAA
- a CDS encoding RIP metalloprotease, translating into MDILIALLLLGVIIFIHELGHFLAARLFKMPISEFSLGMGPELYSYYTGKTLYSLRIIPIGGFVSIEGMEVDSKVENGFNSKSPFARFVVLFAGVFMNFLMALVLVIGITFTTGQGVQNTKPIIGNVLKDTKAASVLKKNDVIQSIDGFSIQNWSDIGETIAKESKGRDVLDVVVERDGRKLNLLVPLTKVEENRPLMMGIVPEYTFKSYNFNDGMEASFKIFTGIFKDTLSGIKMLVTGKVKAKDISGPVGIVKVVGDASKSGSSGILVWLLVILSINVGIFNLLPFPALDGGRIIFVILELVGIKVDKKLEEKLHMIGMILLFGLIIFATVNDIFNIIKF; encoded by the coding sequence ATGGATATACTAATAGCATTGTTGTTACTAGGAGTAATAATTTTTATACACGAATTAGGACATTTTTTAGCAGCAAGACTGTTTAAAATGCCTATATCAGAATTTTCACTAGGAATGGGTCCAGAATTATATTCTTATTATACAGGAAAAACTTTATATTCTCTAAGAATAATACCTATAGGTGGATTTGTGAGTATAGAGGGGATGGAAGTTGACAGTAAAGTAGAGAATGGATTTAACAGTAAATCACCTTTTGCAAGATTTGTAGTTCTTTTTGCGGGTGTATTTATGAATTTCTTAATGGCATTAGTTTTAGTTATTGGTATTACTTTTACCACAGGGCAAGGAGTTCAAAATACTAAACCTATAATTGGAAATGTTTTAAAAGATACTAAAGCGGCAAGTGTTTTAAAAAAGAATGATGTAATTCAATCTATTGATGGCTTTAGTATTCAGAACTGGTCAGATATAGGAGAGACTATAGCTAAAGAATCAAAAGGAAGAGATGTTTTAGATGTTGTAGTTGAAAGAGATGGAAGAAAATTAAATCTTTTAGTTCCACTTACAAAGGTTGAAGAGAACAGACCTTTAATGATGGGAATTGTTCCTGAATATACATTTAAAAGCTATAATTTCAATGATGGAATGGAGGCATCTTTTAAAATATTTACAGGAATTTTTAAAGACACACTAAGTGGAATAAAAATGTTGGTTACTGGAAAAGTTAAGGCTAAAGATATAAGTGGACCAGTTGGAATTGTGAAAGTTGTTGGAGATGCAAGTAAAAGTGGAAGTTCAGGAATTTTAGTTTGGTTACTTGTAATTTTGTCTATAAATGTTGGTATTTTTAATCTTTTACCGTTTCCAGCCTTAGATGGTGGTAGAATTATATTTGTAATTTTAGAGTTAGTTGGAATAAAAGTAGATAAAAAGTTAGAAGAAAAACTTCATATGATAGGAATGATATTGCTATTTGGATTAATAATTTTTGCTACTGTAAATGACATATTCAATATTATTAAGTTTTAA
- a CDS encoding phosphatidate cytidylyltransferase: MLNRILVALVGIPILVTVLLKGGFLLLLFVNFVILVGLFEFYKMAEIGGKKPDVNLGYIAGLAIPNLLYFSKADNTEIILMPIVLLVVALIGKKVLQNKVENSSRDIGITLLGVVYVSGLFSHLLLMNYLPKGGHWLLTIQVLVWVCDSFAYFVGMGIGRKIFKNGFSAISPKKSVEGSIGGIVFTMAAIYLINNYFKIFSAETPNFVVLLFGLLISLIAQIGDLGESMFKREFKIKDSGKILGEHGGILDRFDSMLFVVPTVYYLLKFFN, encoded by the coding sequence ATGTTAAATAGAATATTAGTAGCTTTAGTAGGAATCCCAATTTTAGTCACGGTACTTTTAAAAGGTGGGTTTTTACTATTATTGTTTGTAAATTTTGTAATATTAGTTGGATTATTTGAATTTTATAAAATGGCAGAAATAGGTGGGAAAAAGCCAGATGTAAATTTAGGATATATAGCGGGATTAGCAATTCCTAATCTTCTTTATTTTTCAAAAGCTGATAATACAGAAATTATTTTGATGCCGATAGTTTTACTTGTAGTAGCTTTAATTGGAAAAAAAGTTTTACAAAATAAAGTTGAAAATTCAAGTAGAGATATAGGGATAACACTTTTAGGAGTTGTTTACGTATCTGGACTTTTTAGTCATCTTTTACTTATGAATTATCTACCAAAAGGTGGGCACTGGCTTTTAACTATTCAAGTTCTAGTTTGGGTATGTGATTCCTTTGCATACTTTGTAGGAATGGGAATTGGAAGAAAGATTTTTAAAAATGGATTTAGTGCTATAAGCCCTAAAAAGTCGGTAGAAGGATCTATAGGTGGAATAGTATTTACTATGGCAGCAATTTATTTAATAAATAATTATTTTAAAATCTTTAGTGCTGAAACTCCAAATTTTGTGGTTTTATTATTTGGACTTTTAATTAGCTTAATTGCCCAGATTGGTGATTTAGGAGAATCAATGTTCAAAAGAGAATTTAAAATAAAAGATTCAGGGAAAATTTTAGGAGAGCATGGTGGAATACTAGATCGTTTTGATAGTATGTTATTTGTAGTGCCAACTGTATATTATTTATTAAAGTTTTTTAATTAA
- the dxr gene encoding 1-deoxy-D-xylulose-5-phosphate reductoisomerase gives MKKITILGSTGSIGTNALKVIEGKSNQFEVLAISGYSNLNLLLEQIEKFDPKYICIGDESKANLLKSKYPDKEIYFGDEGLKAMGALDEADIVLTAISGAVGIEATVEAIKKEKRIALANKETMVAAGEYINKLLKKYPKAEIIPVDSEHSALFQSMQGSRKEEVQTLIITASGGTFRGKTLEELKDVTVEQALKHPNWSMGKKITIDSSTLVNKGLEVIEAHMLFGIDYENIEVLVHPQSIIHSMVEFKDSSIIAQIGVPDMKLPIQYSFTYPSRESNIVLERLNLKKLKELTFSQVDNEVFKGVQLAFEAGKTGKTMPCVFNSANEIAVELFLKGKIKFLEIYEIIEEAMKSHQIEEIESLEIIKKVDKETRKWVYENYGRN, from the coding sequence ATGAAAAAGATAACCATATTAGGTTCTACAGGAAGCATTGGAACAAATGCGTTAAAAGTTATAGAAGGGAAATCAAATCAGTTTGAAGTTTTAGCAATATCTGGTTATTCAAATTTGAATCTTCTTTTAGAGCAAATAGAAAAATTTGATCCTAAATATATATGTATTGGGGATGAGTCAAAAGCAAATCTATTAAAAAGTAAATATCCAGATAAAGAAATATATTTTGGAGATGAAGGATTAAAAGCTATGGGAGCTTTAGATGAAGCTGATATAGTTTTAACAGCGATAAGTGGAGCAGTAGGAATAGAAGCAACTGTAGAAGCGATTAAAAAGGAAAAAAGAATTGCATTAGCCAATAAAGAGACAATGGTTGCAGCAGGTGAATACATAAATAAGCTTTTAAAGAAGTATCCAAAAGCAGAGATTATTCCAGTGGATAGTGAACATTCAGCACTTTTTCAAAGTATGCAAGGAAGTCGAAAAGAAGAGGTTCAAACACTTATAATAACAGCTTCTGGTGGAACTTTTAGAGGAAAAACTCTAGAAGAGTTAAAGGATGTTACTGTTGAACAAGCTTTAAAGCATCCAAATTGGTCAATGGGAAAAAAGATAACAATTGATTCATCAACACTTGTAAATAAGGGATTAGAAGTAATAGAAGCCCATATGTTATTTGGAATAGATTATGAGAATATAGAAGTTCTAGTTCATCCACAGAGTATAATACACTCTATGGTAGAATTTAAAGATAGCTCTATAATAGCTCAAATAGGTGTGCCAGATATGAAGTTACCTATTCAGTATTCATTTACTTATCCTAGTAGAGAGAGCAATATAGTTTTAGAAAGATTGAATTTAAAAAAGTTAAAAGAATTAACTTTCTCACAAGTGGATAATGAAGTTTTTAAAGGTGTTCAGTTGGCTTTTGAAGCAGGTAAGACTGGAAAAACAATGCCTTGTGTTTTCAACTCTGCAAATGAGATCGCTGTAGAGTTATTTTTAAAAGGAAAGATAAAATTTTTAGAGATATATGAAATTATAGAAGAAGCGATGAAAAGTCATCAAATTGAAGAGATAGAAAGTCTTGAAATTATAAAAAAAGTAGATAAAGAAACAAGAAAGTGGGTTTATGAAAATTATGGAAGAAATTAA
- a CDS encoding PTS sugar transporter subunit IIA has protein sequence MLSYFNIKMINFFDNKSVSKDEILKEMVLNMAENSEAIENKDVFYSEILERESVGTTGIGMGVAIPHARTESVKEIVLSIWVLKNPVDFNSLDGEKVKIIILVGAPKGESKKYLELLSSLSRIFRDKKIRNSILESTTRECLIEAIAEIV, from the coding sequence ATGTTGAGTTATTTTAATATAAAGATGATCAACTTTTTTGATAATAAATCGGTTTCAAAGGATGAAATATTAAAAGAAATGGTTTTAAATATGGCCGAAAATAGCGAAGCTATAGAAAATAAAGATGTTTTTTATTCTGAGATTTTAGAAAGAGAAAGTGTTGGTACAACAGGAATTGGAATGGGAGTGGCTATTCCTCATGCTAGAACTGAATCAGTTAAAGAGATAGTTCTATCGATATGGGTTTTGAAAAATCCAGTAGATTTTAATTCTTTAGACGGGGAAAAGGTTAAAATAATCATACTTGTTGGTGCTCCTAAGGGAGAAAGTAAAAAATATTTAGAGCTTCTTTCATCACTTTCAAGAATATTCAGAGATAAAAAAATAAGAAATAGTATACTAGAAAGTACAACAAGAGAGTGTTTGATAGAGGCAATAGCGGAGATAGTATAG
- a CDS encoding thymidylate kinase, with product MKIMEEIKKGKLIVIEGTDSSGKETQTKILFEKLNENIKNVRKISFPNYESPACEPVKMYLAGEFGTDAEKVNPYPVSTMYAIDRYASYKKDWGKFYDEGGIIVTDRYTTSNMVHQASKIDNSKEKEDYLNWLEDLEYKKMGIPKPDLIIFLNMPTEMAEELMAKRKNKITGEDKKDIHEKNGEYLRKSHRNACEISAKYSWSEVKCVEDGRLKSIEEISEEVYALVAEIL from the coding sequence ATGAAAATTATGGAAGAAATTAAAAAAGGTAAGTTAATAGTTATAGAAGGAACTGATTCTAGTGGAAAGGAAACTCAAACTAAAATATTATTTGAAAAATTGAATGAAAATATAAAAAATGTTAGAAAAATATCTTTCCCAAATTATGAGAGTCCTGCTTGTGAACCAGTAAAAATGTATTTAGCTGGAGAATTTGGAACAGATGCTGAAAAAGTAAATCCATACCCAGTATCAACGATGTATGCAATTGACAGATATGCTTCATACAAAAAAGATTGGGGTAAATTTTATGATGAAGGTGGGATTATAGTTACAGATAGATATACAACATCTAATATGGTTCATCAAGCATCTAAGATAGATAATTCAAAGGAAAAAGAAGATTATTTAAACTGGTTAGAGGATCTAGAATACAAAAAGATGGGAATTCCAAAACCAGATTTAATTATATTTTTAAATATGCCTACAGAGATGGCCGAAGAGCTTATGGCGAAAAGAAAGAATAAAATAACAGGTGAGGATAAAAAAGATATTCATGAAAAAAATGGTGAATATTTGAGAAAATCACATAGAAATGCCTGTGAAATTTCAGCCAAGTATTCTTGGTCTGAAGTTAAATGTGTTGAAGATGGAAGATTAAAAAGTATAGAAGAGATATCAGAAGAGGTATATGCTCTTGTAGCTGAAATATTATAA
- the lpxK gene encoding tetraacyldisaccharide 4'-kinase translates to MRLLSYIYFFITSVRNWLYDKGYLKINEIPGVDILCVGNITVGGTGKTPAVQFFAKKLTKMGRKVAIVSRGYRGKRKVEPLIVSDGKKIWVTPRESGDEPYIHALNLKVPVVVGKNRYEACKFAVEKFGVDTIILDDGFQHRKLKRNRDIVLIDATNPFGWGALLPKGTLREDFQKAGERASEFIITKSDLVSESDLETLKRFLKVKFRKPVSAAKHGVTSLCDIKGNAKPLFWVAGKRVLLFSGLANPLNFEKTVISLNPQYIERVDFMDHHNFKEKDFEVIKKRAESMDADFIITTEKDLVKLPKDLKLDNIFVLKIEFTMLEDNSLKGFGEANEK, encoded by the coding sequence ATGAGACTTTTATCGTATATATATTTTTTTATAACCTCAGTGCGAAATTGGCTTTACGATAAAGGGTATCTTAAAATAAATGAGATACCAGGTGTTGATATTTTATGTGTAGGAAACATAACTGTTGGAGGAACTGGGAAAACTCCAGCAGTTCAGTTTTTTGCAAAAAAGCTTACAAAGATGGGGAGAAAGGTTGCCATTGTCTCTAGAGGTTATAGAGGAAAGAGAAAGGTTGAACCTTTAATTGTCAGTGATGGGAAAAAAATATGGGTAACACCTAGAGAGAGTGGGGATGAACCTTATATTCATGCTTTAAATCTAAAAGTTCCAGTAGTTGTTGGAAAAAATAGATATGAAGCATGTAAATTTGCTGTAGAAAAATTTGGGGTAGATACAATTATTCTGGATGATGGATTTCAACATAGAAAATTGAAAAGAAATAGAGATATTGTTTTAATTGATGCAACTAATCCTTTTGGATGGGGAGCTCTACTTCCAAAGGGAACTTTAAGAGAAGATTTTCAGAAAGCTGGAGAGAGAGCTAGCGAATTTATAATAACAAAATCAGATCTTGTTTCAGAAAGTGATTTAGAGACTTTAAAGAGATTTTTGAAAGTTAAATTTAGAAAACCTGTGTCTGCAGCAAAGCACGGCGTGACATCACTTTGTGATATAAAAGGAAATGCAAAACCGTTATTTTGGGTAGCTGGAAAAAGAGTATTATTGTTTTCTGGACTTGCAAATCCACTTAATTTTGAAAAAACCGTGATATCTTTAAATCCACAATATATTGAAAGAGTAGATTTTATGGACCATCACAATTTTAAAGAAAAAGATTTTGAAGTAATAAAAAAAAGAGCAGAGTCAATGGACGCAGACTTTATAATAACTACAGAAAAAGATTTAGTAAAACTTCCAAAAGATTTAAAGTTGGATAATATATTTGTATTAAAAATAGAGTTTACAATGCTAGAAGATAACAGTTTAAAAGGATTTGGTGAAGCAAATGAAAAATAG
- a CDS encoding sigma-54 dependent transcriptional regulator: MKKSILVVSERKETLKQVRKALSEMYEIITFNNLLDALDMLRESDFDVVLLDEYLTWFNFSEAKRKLNGIGKDFVVIGLLDEENDALIQEMKEADIYNYLLKPVDAKEMNRVMIPALRNLEIVKEKRKLEEKLSDSEDENEMIGQSTRIKEVKNLIEKVAESDLTVLITGENGVGKELIAKEIFKRSDRRKENYITISCASLPEDLIERELFGYERGAFLGATTSKKGILEEADGGTVFLDEISAMDLKAQAKVLRVIEYGEFRRVGGNKSRRVDVRFIVSTNKDLKEETEKGKFRKDLYHRLTAFPIEVPPLRDRKDDIPILANYFLNKIVKDLRREIPVISGDAMKYLMEYSYPGNIRELKNMIERMVILCTDRSIDVEDLPLEIKMKSDTVENKTVIGVGPLKNILEQEIYALDDVEKVVIAMALQKTRWNKQETSKLLGIGRTTLYEKIRKYGLDIK, encoded by the coding sequence ATGAAGAAATCAATATTAGTAGTTTCGGAAAGAAAAGAAACATTGAAGCAAGTCAGAAAAGCTTTGTCAGAGATGTATGAAATAATAACATTCAACAACTTATTAGATGCATTAGATATGCTGAGAGAGAGTGATTTTGATGTAGTTTTATTAGATGAGTATTTAACTTGGTTCAACTTCTCAGAAGCGAAAAGAAAATTAAATGGAATAGGAAAAGATTTTGTTGTTATTGGATTGTTAGATGAGGAAAATGATGCTTTAATTCAAGAAATGAAAGAGGCGGATATATATAACTATCTATTAAAACCAGTAGATGCAAAAGAAATGAATAGAGTAATGATTCCTGCTTTAAGAAACTTAGAGATTGTAAAAGAAAAAAGAAAGTTAGAAGAAAAACTTTCAGATTCTGAAGATGAAAATGAAATGATCGGTCAATCTACAAGAATTAAAGAGGTTAAAAATTTAATAGAGAAAGTTGCTGAAAGTGACTTAACAGTTCTAATCACTGGAGAAAATGGGGTTGGAAAAGAGTTAATTGCTAAAGAAATCTTTAAAAGAAGTGACAGAAGAAAAGAGAACTATATAACAATCTCTTGTGCTTCTTTACCAGAAGATTTAATTGAAAGAGAATTATTCGGATACGAAAGAGGAGCTTTCTTAGGAGCAACTACAAGTAAAAAAGGAATATTAGAAGAAGCAGATGGAGGAACAGTTTTCCTTGATGAAATTTCTGCTATGGATTTAAAAGCTCAAGCTAAGGTTTTAAGAGTTATTGAGTATGGAGAATTCAGAAGAGTTGGAGGAAATAAATCAAGAAGAGTTGATGTAAGATTTATCGTATCAACAAATAAAGATTTAAAAGAGGAAACAGAAAAAGGTAAATTCAGAAAAGATCTATACCATAGATTAACTGCATTCCCTATTGAAGTTCCACCTTTAAGAGATAGAAAAGACGATATCCCTATATTAGCTAACTACTTCTTAAACAAAATAGTTAAAGATTTAAGAAGAGAGATTCCAGTTATATCTGGAGATGCTATGAAATATTTAATGGAATATTCGTATCCAGGAAATATAAGAGAATTAAAAAACATGATAGAAAGAATGGTAATTTTATGTACAGATAGAAGTATCGATGTAGAAGATTTACCATTAGAAATTAAGATGAAGTCTGATACTGTTGAAAATAAAACAGTAATTGGAGTAGGACCTTTAAAAAATATATTAGAGCAAGAAATATATGCCTTAGATGATGTAGAAAAGGTTGTAATTGCTATGGCTCTTCAAAAAACTAGATGGAATAAACAAGAAACTTCAAAACTTCTAGGAATAGGAAGAACAACTTTATATGAGAAAATAAGAAAATACGGATTAGACATAAAATAA
- a CDS encoding peptidylprolyl isomerase: MAIRKFRRNMKPVIWVVTIFFLISLIAGYAMSFKGNSTNSQLAFKINGKKVTQMETQRSMAILSENYNRYLGTTVDPTLMNIVAFNEVINKNLLLDMADKLKIKVSGSEVSSQMDKIKEAFPDKEQFKKALLSQGYTTKTLENEIKENLILQKVSEAITNNVKVSPEDVETYYLDNKYTAFQGKSLDTVKTQIEQALKAQKGAEALIKDITEARAQMKLEDLDKNYEAYLEKEEFKFDGVEVTNLEYAKRVLNTLGMTKGNLEQAKEIAKESLESEIKLLKVAEAQGIKVDTSLPLDLEVSEAVSSLYAKLKSEVKYTDKDLKEFFEENQINYDITKSADANIAILKVEPTEADDAKAKAEAEELLKKVNKDNFAEMAKEHSDGPSGPTGGALGTFSKGDMVKPFEDAAFAAEAGQVYPEVVKTQFGYHLIFVENKDEAKGTVTASHILIIPEPSEETLQAKVTQVDEIVKDLSKGTITFEELKNDKDIVFSEKIDEITEEGYVPGLGYNEQLAKAIFNSKIGEVNFVKEQKDYIIYKKDSQVDEKKANFEEVKNEVISDYINTKAQEKLREIEVSTQNVEN; this comes from the coding sequence ATGGCAATTAGAAAGTTCAGAAGAAATATGAAACCCGTGATTTGGGTTGTAACGATATTTTTCTTAATAAGTTTAATCGCAGGATACGCGATGTCTTTTAAAGGAAATTCGACAAACTCACAATTAGCATTTAAAATAAATGGTAAAAAAGTGACACAGATGGAAACCCAAAGATCAATGGCTATATTATCTGAAAATTATAATAGATATTTAGGAACGACAGTAGATCCTACCTTAATGAATATAGTTGCATTTAATGAAGTTATAAATAAAAATTTACTTTTAGATATGGCGGATAAACTAAAGATAAAAGTTTCTGGTTCAGAAGTGAGTTCACAGATGGATAAAATAAAGGAAGCTTTTCCAGATAAAGAACAATTTAAAAAAGCTTTATTAAGCCAAGGTTACACAACAAAAACTTTAGAAAATGAAATTAAAGAAAATTTAATTCTTCAAAAAGTTTCTGAAGCAATAACTAATAATGTAAAAGTAAGTCCTGAAGATGTTGAAACTTATTATTTAGATAACAAGTATACAGCATTCCAAGGAAAATCTTTAGATACTGTAAAAACTCAAATTGAACAAGCATTAAAAGCTCAAAAAGGAGCTGAAGCATTGATCAAAGATATTACAGAAGCCAGAGCACAGATGAAACTTGAAGATTTGGATAAGAATTATGAAGCTTATTTAGAAAAAGAAGAGTTTAAATTTGATGGGGTAGAAGTAACAAATTTAGAATATGCTAAAAGAGTTTTAAATACTCTTGGAATGACAAAAGGAAATTTAGAGCAAGCTAAAGAGATTGCAAAAGAATCTTTAGAGTCTGAGATTAAACTTTTAAAAGTAGCGGAAGCTCAAGGAATAAAAGTTGATACATCTCTACCTTTAGATTTAGAAGTTTCTGAAGCGGTATCATCTTTATATGCTAAATTAAAATCTGAAGTGAAGTATACAGATAAGGATTTGAAAGAGTTCTTTGAAGAAAATCAGATAAATTATGATATAACAAAAAGTGCAGATGCCAATATTGCAATACTGAAAGTTGAACCGACTGAAGCAGACGATGCTAAGGCAAAAGCTGAAGCAGAAGAGCTTTTAAAGAAAGTAAATAAGGATAATTTTGCTGAAATGGCAAAAGAGCATTCTGATGGACCAAGTGGACCAACAGGTGGAGCTTTAGGAACATTCTCTAAAGGAGATATGGTAAAACCATTTGAAGATGCAGCATTTGCAGCAGAAGCAGGACAGGTTTATCCAGAAGTTGTAAAAACACAATTTGGTTATCATTTAATATTTGTAGAAAATAAAGATGAAGCTAAAGGAACGGTAACAGCAAGTCATATATTAATTATACCAGAACCTTCTGAAGAGACTTTACAAGCGAAAGTTACTCAAGTTGATGAGATTGTAAAGGATTTATCTAAGGGAACAATTACATTTGAAGAATTGAAAAATGATAAAGATATAGTTTTCTCTGAAAAGATAGATGAAATAACAGAAGAGGGATATGTTCCTGGATTAGGTTATAATGAGCAACTAGCAAAAGCTATCTTTAACTCGAAAATTGGTGAAGTTAATTTCGTAAAAGAACAAAAAGATTATATTATCTATAAAAAAGATTCTCAAGTTGATGAGAAAAAAGCAAACTTCGAAGAAGTAAAAAATGAAGTTATCTCTGATTACATCAACACAAAAGCTCAAGAGAAACTTAGAGAGATAGAAGTTAGTACACAAAATGTAGAAAATTAA